In the Parasteatoda tepidariorum isolate YZ-2023 chromosome 3, CAS_Ptep_4.0, whole genome shotgun sequence genome, one interval contains:
- the LOC107439300 gene encoding high affinity copper uptake protein 1 codes for MMLPLTYKSLILLCLCALAYSAAPSTNAPHEKMIMDQSFSMEHPGHDGHDHDKMDMGNDTHDMGMSMFFHFRVHEVVLFADWKITTVGGMVASVIGIFILGMLYEGLKYFREHLFKQYVSTIEFSTVAITAESGKVNQVHKVKRHRMLSYAHAIQTGLHVVQIVVSYFLMLIFMTYNGWLCIAVVLGSGVGYFVFGWRKASVVDITEHCH; via the exons GCTCACCTACAAATCCCTCATCTTATTGTGCTTATGCGCCCTGGCATACTCCGCAGCTCCTTCTACCAATGCACCTCatgaaaaaatgataatggacCAATCATTTTCCATGGAGCATCCTGGACACGATGGCCATGACCATGATAAAATGGACATGGGAAATGACACTCACGACATGGGCATGTCG atgttttttcATTTCCGAGTGCACGAAGTTGTCCTTTTCGCCGACTGGAAGATTACTACAGTTGGAG GTATGGTCGCATCTGTGATTGGGATCTTCATCCTGGGGATGCTGTACGAGGGTTTGAAATATTTCCGAGAACATCTCTTCAAGCAATACGTATCCACCATCGAATTCTCAACAGTCGCCATCACGGCAGAAAGTGGAAAGGTGAACCAAGTCCACAAAGTGAAAag gcATCGCATGCTGAGCTATGCACATGCGATTCAAACTGGTCTTCACGTAGTTCAAATCGTGGTCAGCTATTTCTTGATGCTTATTTTCATGACCTACAATGGTTGGCTTTGCATAGCCGTAGTCTTGGGCTCCGGAGTCGGTTACTTCGTCTTTGGATGGAGGAAAGCATCTGTTGTGGACATTACAGAACACTGCCATTGA